Part of the Saccharicrinis carchari genome is shown below.
TTTATCTTCCTCAATATACATCCGGTGTTTTTTTACGCGATTCGATTCTTTAAGTGATCCGTGGTCTTTGAACAAGACTTTACTGATTAGGATGTTTTTAAAATAGGGACATGCGGCAAAATGAAGTTTCTTTTTATGTGTACTTATGCTGGCATGACCAATGGGCCTGAACATCCTGTAAATTTTTAGGACACCCTTATCGGAATAGGGAAGACCTTTGTAGATGTCCTTGTTCCCCCATAGGTACACCCCACTAAAAGCCACCACATCAACCTTCGGGTCATCCTCAAAGGCTGCAAAATCCACAAAGCGTTTATCAAAACGTTCGTCGATGTCCATAAAACAAAGCCACTCGGCTTTAAAAAAGGAAGCCAGGTTGAGCAGAATGTTACGGTTTTCCAAATCGTTAAAGCCATCCCGCTTTTTCTTTGCTTTTAGCAGTATTTTATCATGTTGTGCCAGTTCCCAGGTGTCGTCGGTACTTTCGTCGTCTAATACAATAATGCCGTCGAAGTATTTGGTCATATCTTTTAGAAAGCCGGGCATAAACTCCGTTTCGTTATAGGCCTGGCAAAGGAGCAGTTTTTTGTGCTTTTTAGTAAAAACGGCAGGGTCTTTTATTTCATGTTCCATGAAGCCCTCAAGGTATTTGCGGCACATTTCTTCGGCGTAGATGTTGTTTTGCCAATCGTAAACTACCTTGTTAAACTCCCTACCCCAGCTATTGCCATTAACTTTTGCACGAACAGGATAATAAAACGTTTTTAATTCTTTGGCACTAAAACTATTGGTTTTGGCAAAGCGCTCCTTCATCATGAGTTTTTCTTCGCGGTGGAGAGATTTTGCGTGGGGCACCTTTAATTGCTTGATGCCGGCCATATGCAATCGCCTGCGGATATTGTCATCCTCGCCACCCCAAACCTTAAACTGTTCATCGAAGGCACCTATTTGTTCCATTGCTGTTTTTTCAACCATAAGGCTACCATAATGCATCCAATCAAACTGGTGCAGGTTATGG
Proteins encoded:
- a CDS encoding glycosyltransferase, which produces MNSKKKSYRAIQQFNQSVAHNFEVSVVMSFYRKLGAFKKVLPKNAPYLQRNGIEVLVVMDEPTEQEGLLELIKNYPFINWKVIVNTQPHEPRNHAPVLNVGIRHATKKYILISDPEVEFHTDVIFQLRQLLENYPGHYATGTVAFVENNSQVTPHNLHQFDWMHYGSLMVEKTAMEQIGAFDEQFKVWGGEDDNIRRRLHMAGIKQLKVPHAKSLHREEKLMMKERFAKTNSFSAKELKTFYYPVRAKVNGNSWGREFNKVVYDWQNNIYAEEMCRKYLEGFMEHEIKDPAVFTKKHKKLLLCQAYNETEFMPGFLKDMTKYFDGIIVLDDESTDDTWELAQHDKILLKAKKKRDGFNDLENRNILLNLASFFKAEWLCFMDIDERFDKRFVDFAAFEDDPKVDVVAFSGVYLWGNKDIYKGLPYSDKGVLKIYRMFRPIGHASISTHKKKLHFAACPYFKNILISKVLFKDHGSLKESNRVKKHRMYIEEDKNQDLPGYDYLLDDTSNLYELDKIKLT